atgtttgtatacatacttgtaacgttcacttatggatactaacaagttgtatttgctaaaataattcgaacagggcatttaggttctatgtcactcatcatcacggaaggcatgatccagcgaggaaggaaaagctggctataaaaacactatgtgcggtaagtgtaacttacttcttcagtactccgttacatggctgtcaaaagcattacctaacatttttatatgcaaaacacacagtgccctaaGCAGAGGCCTAGGAGTGTactattgtggatactatatatgttctatgatgagtaacaccagtgcctactagcagacaccccttaagggtaagtttgaacctcttcatcagtagtataaaaacttcgtacatggtatgaaatactaaaccgaaacttgttctcttgtagtggagagaagagaaaggaatgaaaaaagacccatacaaggatgaccaactcttagagctcgtcggcgacctttgcaacttcatattggaccagattgtacacgtcaaaggcgcctaccatgaccgagaatctaacttaggtagaaatcctcagtaccaacaccttcgtgagactgaaaggctagctatAGGACAATGATAACAAtgtttatggaatttgtatattaaatgatggattgtatatatccttacgaatttgatttgtaattatagtttatataatactattgtgctggtagtcgcgttcggaacgttggtcgcggggcgttcggcaacgcgaatgcgGTTTGGAACATTAGTCGCGGGGTGttcagcaacgcgaacgctggatggaatacgcggaaacaaacagttctggtcgaatttgaattgtaaatttgaatttttttgcggaaaaacgtactgtaggggcggttctagattgaaccgcccctacaaacaggtattatagaggcggctggcactacaaccgcccctacaaatcgatttgtaggggcggttcataataccagccgcccctacaaattgatttgtaggggcggctcaatcaccaaccgcccctacaaatcgatttgtaggggcggcctagaaatcgctcctacaaatgcatgatttgtagagacggttcggtaggggcggctggccaaaccgcccctacaaagggttaccagccgcccctaaaaatgctttgTGTAGTAGTGGCAGCGTCATTCGACTGGAACGCCAAACATATGCGATCAGTTGACTGCTGATGGAACACATTCTCCGGCGGCAGTTCCGGCGTAGCCCTTAGGAGCTGCATCTGCACCGTCGGCAAGCTCCTCTAGTTCACCGGCTCATCGCCAGCAGGCCTGAAGCAGACCTTTTGACCGTACTCATGGTAATACGCCTTATCTTACATCGCCGACGCTATCGCCTCGGCGAGAGCATAAAAAACTGAGGACGAGACAAAGGTGTCATTGGTCCCAGAGTCGACCACCAGGATCTAGCACCCGTTGACCTCTAGAGGCTTCCCGTTGACGGCGATGCCTAGTAGCAGAACCGAGTAGACGTGCTGCCTACGCCCGTACCCCCTGATCAATGTCGTGACGAGCTCCAGCTTCTGCGGGTACGGCCCGACGATGAGAAACCCCTCGGCGCGGTGGTCACCGGGAAAGCAGTAGGCGAAGGCATTGTAGGTTGTCAGCCGTGCCATCTGGTTGAAGGAGTAATGCTTGTCGCCAAGGCCGGCGACGCCCGCCTCGAGGCCGTAGAACCTATCGTCCTCGCTGCACCCGAAGACGAAGTCGTCGACGATGGTGTAGTTGTTGCCCAGGGCGAGCCTGTCCCTCCCAAGCTTCCCCGCCGAGTACTGCGACCCATAGCGCAGGCCGTAGATGCAGGTGTCCGTCTCGTCGACGCAGCTGTAGGGGGCGCCGTTGTCGGCCTGTATGTCGAGGCAGTCCTCGTCAGAGCAGCCAACGTGACAGTACGTGGCGGAGCGGTGAGGGTCCAGCTTGGGGCCAGCTTCAGCCGCCTGCTCGTGGCACCGTATCCGACACCTCTTACAGTTGACCCAGGAGAGGGTGGAGccggtgtcgatggtgatgaggTTGAAGACGGCAGGGGTGCCCAGCCTGATGGCCATGAAGTACTTGCCTTGATGGATCTTGTCGTTCCCAACCACCACGAGTAGAGAACAGAtctttgatccaagggctaaacCAAGCTCTAGTCCTAGAAAATATTGCGcctgggactagagagacctttagtcccggttggcggCTCCCGCGCCAggccgttgtggcaggggacctttagtcccggttggagccacgaaccgggactaaaggtcgacctttactcccggttggtggctccaaccgggagtaaagctcttgtcccggctagtggcaTGGCCCGGGACTAGAAagtggcctttagtcccggttggatccaccaaccgggactaaaggtcccccctataaatcccgctgaccgtcttcttcctccccgagcccgcccgagagcttcagttcaaatttaagcagtgttcttgctctttctccatccattcttcgattcctccgtcgatttcttcgattcctccgtcgattcttcgattctaaaggttaccaacttcatactctcatgtttcaccattgtcttatctcattttgttcactatatatatatggttctttattgtggttttttcatttgtaagcaatttgagctcaaaatcacttcaagcttgcatatttacatgaaggaaggttaaagtagctattaaaaattagtattcaccgttcatttgtagcatgcatagcacacttcattatttagagatatagagaattttagagttttttttaattttatttgtttataaaatgagaaatttatagtgtattaaaaaatgtgTATAGAGAGTagctggcaactgcttccgggtcctcggcccctcatgggtttccaaagcgacttaggccgggcctcccactcattgcatgcggcaagtgttgtgatgagacgaagattgtgatggagtaccaagtgaagaaggagggtcccaacaagggtcgtattttctacaagtgtccggatcgcaatgtgagttattttatcgtatttaatgactatggctagtttatacctattttcatgatggttgtgattaaagttctaattttctgttttaatttcagtgggatggcactggatgttcaggcttctactgggaggaagagtatgttgaactcgtgcaaaaatatctt
The sequence above is drawn from the Miscanthus floridulus cultivar M001 chromosome 15, ASM1932011v1, whole genome shotgun sequence genome and encodes:
- the LOC136507027 gene encoding aspartyl protease family protein At5g10770-like gives rise to the protein MAIRLGTPAVFNLITIDTGSTLSWVNCKRCRIRCHEQAAEAGPKLDPHRSATYCHVGCSDEDCLDIQADNGAPYSCVDETDTCIYGLRYGSQYSAGKLGRDRLALGNNYTIVDDFVFGCSEDDRFYGLEAGVAGLGDKHYSFNQMARLTTYNAFAYCFPGDHRAEGFLIVGPYPQKLELVTTLIRGYGRRQHVYSVLLLGIAVNGKPLEVNGC